In Hydra vulgaris chromosome 06, alternate assembly HydraT2T_AEP, a genomic segment contains:
- the LOC136081262 gene encoding uncharacterized protein LOC136081262 — protein sequence MVTNALTNVKLALEGHPVMEIYGWLDSSVALHWILNDNCKWKQFVSNCVEEINKRSWIIWRHCPTNQNPADIGIRGIKNGKILQIWFNGPIWLAKKNEWPPNIAHTQMDEVMKEVNPTKMHNLATVERFNYFELMNKYHLPKVIRIMAWILRIIINLKSKRKCRGVVSATERNNAMQKLIKIAQYEFKKNPNNINKLQKDYDYIEITMGLSVCMGRIQGEHPIFLPRKHPFTNLIIQRAHAQTHHGMVGLTMSNFREHYWTDTLRSQVKTIIYDCNWCKRFRCKPFLAPLTADLPKYRTKSKYPFKTIDLDFAGPIEYKVSKECYKKSYIVLYTCATSRAIHLDLLKTMENEDFRRSIKEMIARRDTPAIIISDNAKTFVSTARWLRRLQKDPLINEYLGEMNIKWKFNLAV from the coding sequence ATGGTAACTAATGCTCTTACAAACGTTAAATTGGCACTTGAAGGACACCCAGTTATGGAGATATACGGCTGGCTTGATAGTTCAGTAGCACTGCATTGGATCCTTAATGACAATTGTAAATGGAAGCAGTTTGTATCAAATTGTGTCGAAGAAATCAATAAACGAAGTTGGATTATCTGGCGCCACTGCCCAACTAATCAGAACCCAGCTGATATTGGAATTAGAggaattaaaaatggaaaaattctACAAATATGGTTCAACGGTCCAATATGGCTTGCCAAAAAGAATGAGTGGCCACCCAATATAGCTCATACACAAATGGACGAAGTAATGAAAGAAGTTAATCCAACAAAAATGCATAACCTTGCCACAGTCGAGAGGTTTAACTACTTTGAACTTATGAACAAGTATCATCTTCCAAAAGTTATAAGAATAATGGCATGGATCTTAAGAATCATTATCAAtctcaaaagtaaaagaaaatgtCGAGGTGTGGTATCAGCTACTGAAAGGAACAACGCAATGCAGAAGCTGATCAAAATTGCTCAAtacgaatttaaaaaaaatccgaacaatataaataaacttcagAAAGATTACGATTACATAGAAATCACGATGGGACTATCAGTTTGCATGGGTCGTATACAAGGTGAGCACCCAATATTTTTACCTCGCAAACATCCCTTTACAAACTTGATTATTCAAAGAGCACATGCACAGACTCACCATGGGATGGTTGGTCTAACAATGTCCAATTTTCGTGAGCATTATTGGACAGATACCTTACGTAGCCAAGTCAAAACAATAATATACGATTGCAATTGGTGTAAAAGATTCAGGTGCAAACCATTCCTAGCTCCATTAACAGCTGATTTGCCAAAGTATCGAACTAAAAGTAAATACCCCTTTAAAACTATTGATTTGGATTTCGCTGGCCCAATCGAATATAAAGTAAGCAAAGAGTGTTACAAAAAATCGTACATTGTACTTTATACATGTGCAACTTCACGAGCAATCCATTTGGATCTACTAAAAACAATGGAAAATGAAGATTTTCGAAGAAGTATAAAAGAAATGATTGCAAGAAGGGACACACCTGCAATCATAATAAGCGACAATGCTAAAACATTTGTAAGTACTGCAAGGTGGCTCCGACGGTTGCAGAAAGACCCACTGATAAACGAATacttaggtgaaatgaacataaAATGGAAGTTTAATTTAGCCGTTTAA
- the LOC136081261 gene encoding uncharacterized protein LOC136081261 — protein MHEEFACVKEGLNEQKQEITKSMHSAHTNDCKAKLSRLQISKFDGTILDWVRFWEQFSTEIDSTSYPPVTKLSYLRELLSNTPKKEISGLPFNANGYEKAKIILNQKYGINSEIIRQHGRDIMDLPYIKNTDADQIHNFYRKLNVSINSLKNLNKLETAEILVRETLDKLGPVKADITRTDPKWLEQLIEALREYTLRNPESSIGRPRNNIRKKNLRLHNNWEHKNQMEKHFQHNETRNIGCIYCSSQNHCSYECTKRHSTQQWKQYLKENHRCFNCMSTNHTASNCCSKRSCYHCQGRHPSSICTGVNKDESKKGIPMTGYEGQTIHPTVVVNVDKYKVRALLDTGAGSSYASSTLIKYLKLEPNNWESKNIETMTGSVHQNLPLFYTTLYSIKGCNSLDIKLYKKFKHLERLHFHNEDDYDDHKIHLIIGAGDIARIKLKGFRTGNDGEAIAEETIFGWTVMEPGKSTSDCLYFTKPTNDCYKELYSLDVLGLEDRSEGNQNEVYEEFKEQLQQDSTGFYHTGLPWKEECSKLVSYSDGCISRLHSLLRKLEKKPNDLIKYNAIIQEQLKDGIIEYAPNKPTGKRMFYMPHRAVIKEDSETTKLRIVFDASAKEYGSPSFNDCLHIGPPLQPLLLNVILQNRFHPACLTGDIKQAFLQIRVDNKDRDVFRFY, from the exons ATGCACGAAGAATTTGCTTGTGTAAAAGAAGGACTAAATGAACAAAAGCAAGAAATAACTAAAAGCATGCACAGTGCACACACAAATGATTGTAAAGCAAAACTTTCCAGActacaaatttcaaaatttgatggGACTATTCTGGATTGGGTGCGGTTCTGGGAACAATTCAGCACAGAAATTGACAGCACAAGCTATCCTCCAGTAACTAAATTATCATACTTACGTGAACTATTATCAAACAcaccaaaaaaagaaatttctggACTCCCTTTTAATGCAAATGGTTATGAAAAAGCGAAAATTAttctaaatcaaaaatatgGAATCAATTCTGAAATTATACGCCAGCATGGTCGTGATATCATGGATCTTCCCTACATAAAAAATACCGACGCGGatcaaatacataatttttacagaaaattaaatgtaagcataaactcgttgaaaaatttaaacaaattggaGACAGCAGAAATACTGGTACGCGAAACTCTCGACAAACTTGGCCCTGTTAAAGCTGATATTACTCGAACAGATCCAAAATGGCTTGAACAGCTAATTGAAGCTCTACGTGAATATACGTTACGAAACCCAGAATCATCTATTGGACGACCAAGAAataatatcagaaaaaaaaatttaagactcCACAATAATTGGGAGCACAAAAATCAAATGGAAAAACACTTCCAACATAACGAAACTAGAAACATTGGCTGTATCTACTGCAGCTCGCAAAATCATTGCAGTTACGAATGTACGAAACGTCATTCAACACAGCAATGGAAACAATATCTTAAAGAAAACCACCGCTGCTTCAACTGCATGTCAACAAACCACACAGCATCCAACTGTTGTAGCAAACGTTCTTGCTACCATTGTCAAGGAAGGCATCCTTCATCTATATGCACTGGGGTTAATAAAGACGAATCAAAAAAGGGTATCCCAATGACTGGATACGAAGGGCAAACTATTCATCCCACAGTTGTTGTGAACGTTGACAAATATAAAGTGAGAGCACTCTTGGATACGGGAGCTGGTAGTTCGTATGCTTCATCTACGCTAATCAAGTACCTAAAGTTAGAGCCAAATAATTGGGAATCGAAAAACATTGAAACAATGACTGGATCAGTGCATCAAAACCTTCCGTTGTTCTATACAACTCTATATTCAATAAAAGGATGCAACAGCCTTGATATTAAACTCTACAA GAAATTCAAACACTTAGAGAGATTGCATTTTCATAATGAAGATGACTACGATGATCATAAAATTCATCTTATAATTGGTGCTGGTGATATTGCAAGAATAAAGCTGAAAGGTTTCAGGACTGGAAATGATGGAGAAGCTATTGCAGAAGAAACCATATTTGGATGGACGGTTATGGAACCAGGAAAAAGCACCTCGGactgtttatattttacaaagcCAACCAACGACTGTTACAAAGAACTATACAGCTTGGATGTTCTTGGTCTAGAAGATCGAAGCGAAGGAAATCAAAATGAAGTATATGAAGAATTTAAAGAACAGCTACAACAAGATTCAACTGGTTTTTATCACACTGGATTACCATGGAAAGAGGAATGTTCAAAACTAGTATCTTATTCAGATGGGTGCATCTCAAGGTTGCATAGTTTATTAAGGAAACTGGAAAAGAAACCAAATGATCTCATAAAATATAACGCTATTATTCAAGAACAACTCAAGGATGGGATAATTGAGTATGCACCAAACAAACCAACTGGCAAGCGAATGTTCTACATGCCTCATCGAGCAGTGATAAAAGAGGACTCCGAAACAACCAAGCTAAGGATTGTTTTTGACGCGTCAGCTAAAGAGTACGGATCACCCTCATTTAACGACTGTTTACATATTGGTCCTCCATTGCAACCCTTACTACTCAatgttattttacaaaacagaTTCCACCCTGCTTGTCTTACTGGAGACATTAAACAAGCCTTTCTACAAATAAGAGTTGATAATAAAGATCGTGATGTTTTCCGTTTCTATTGA